In Lysobacter sp. FW306-1B-D06B, the sequence TGATCCCGTACACCGACAACCACAACGCCTAAGGCGACGTCGTTTCCTCCCGCTGGGAGGAAACACCTTGTCCCCCTCTCCCGCTGCCGGGAGAGGGCAGGGGCGAGGGAAAGACGCCGCGGTCTTCGGACAGCGCAACCCGCTGCGGGCCTCGAGGCTCGCTAACGAATACGGAGCAACACCATGCAACTGATCCTCCTGCAGAACGTGCAGAACCTCGGCAAGCTCGGCGACAAGGTCAGCGTCAAGCCGGGCTTCGGCCGCAACTACCTGATCCCGTACGGCAAGGCCGCCCCGGCGACCCCGGCCAACCTGGCCGAGTTCGAGGCGCGCCGCGCCGAGTACGAAGCCAAGGCCAAGGCCTCCCTCGAGGGTGCCGAAGGCCGCAAGGCCGCGCTGGACGGCGTCGAGGTGACCATCTCGGCCAACGCCTCCACCGAAGGCAAGCTGTACGGCTCGATCAGCCCGCGCGATATCGCCGAGGCGCTGACCAAGCTGGGCCACAAGGTCGAGAAGTCGGAAGTCGTGCTGGGCGAAGGCCCGCTGCGTCGCACCGGCGAGCACGAAGTCGTTGTGCACCTGCACGCCGACATCGAAGCCACCGTCAAGGTCATCGTGGTCGGCGAAGTCGCCTGATCCGGTTACTGCATCAAGGCTTCATGGAAAGGGCGCCCCAGGGCGCCCTTTCTTTTTGAGGCGTTCGGAAAGGTCTGGAAGCGTTTTCGGATTCTTCCGATAGGGTAGTGGGCGCGTGCGTGACAGAGTCGCGCTACCCACCCTGACGCTGCCGCCATGGACCAGAGCCTTGACGTTTTCTCGTTCGACCCGTCACTGGATCTGACTCCCTCCGGCCTGCAGACCTGCACACCCGCCCGCCAGGTCGCGCCGTCCTTCCCCGACCTGATCGCCGCCAGCCTGCGCGAAGCCCGCGAGGCGGATGGCGACGCGCTCTTTCCGATCATCGCCCGCCTGATCGACCAGCACATCGCCGGCACCGGCCAGACGCGACGTGTCGGCCGCTGGCGCGACGAGGCCTTGGACGAGCTGCTCTCCGTCATCTCGCCCGGCCTGTGCGCCCGCATCGGGGCGCAGGCCAGCGCGAACTGAGTCCCTGCGCCCTTGCGTGGGGCGCAGCTTGCCTACCGTCCGTCGTCTCATCGTGTGCGACACGCCTGTGCGCTCATGCGGCGCATGAGTATCCACGCGATATCCACAGACTTATCTGCAACGCTCCGACGCGTTCCGCGTCTACGATGCCCGACCCGCGACAACGACATGTCCGCCATCACGGCGCAGGGAAGGGGTGATTGAGGGCATGAGCGCACGAACTGGTTTTCGCGGTGAGAAGCGGTTCGAGACGCGCAGCGAGCAGCGCGTCGACCAGTTGCGCGTGCCGCCCCAGTCGATCGAAGCGGAGCAGGCGGTGCTCGGCGGCCTCATGCTGGCGCCGGATTCCTGGGACCGGATCGCCGACCAGCTTCACGACAACGACTTCTACCGTCGCGACCACCAGCTCATCTACCGCGCGATCCGCGAACTGGCCGACAAGAACCGGCCATTCGACGCGGTCACGCTGGGCGAATGGTTCGAATCGCAGGGCCTGAGCGAACAGGTCGCCGGTGGCGCCTACCTGATCGAGCTGGCCAGCACCACGCCTTCGGCCGCCAACATCGTCGCCTACGCCGAGATCGTCCGCGACAAGGCGATCCTGCGGCAGCTGATCGACGTGGGCACGGGCATCGTCAACGACGGCTTCCAGCCCGACGGCCGCGACTCCAGCGAGATCCTGGAAGAGGCCGAGCGCCAGGTGCTGGCGATTGCCCAGGCCAGCTCGACCGGCAAGACCGATTTCACTCCGGTGACCAAGGCGCTGTCGGAGGCCTTCGACACCCTGCAGACGCGTTACACCAACGGCGGCGGCGTGACGGGCCTGTCGACCGGCTATACCGAGCTCGACATGATGACGGCCGGCCTGCAGAAGACCGACCTGATCATCCTCGCGGCGCGTCCGGCGATGGGCAAGACCACGCTCGCGCTGAACATGG encodes:
- a CDS encoding replicative DNA helicase, with amino-acid sequence MSARTGFRGEKRFETRSEQRVDQLRVPPQSIEAEQAVLGGLMLAPDSWDRIADQLHDNDFYRRDHQLIYRAIRELADKNRPFDAVTLGEWFESQGLSEQVAGGAYLIELASTTPSAANIVAYAEIVRDKAILRQLIDVGTGIVNDGFQPDGRDSSEILEEAERQVLAIAQASSTGKTDFTPVTKALSEAFDTLQTRYTNGGGVTGLSTGYTELDMMTAGLQKTDLIILAARPAMGKTTLALNMAETAAFRSKLPVAVFSMEMSASQLAMRLISSVGRVNAQRLRTGQLEDEDWSRVTGAIRQLREVKIFIDDEPGLSPVKLAAKARRLKREHGGLGLIVIDYLQLMSVPGNSENRATEISEISRSLKGLAKELQVPVIALSQLNRSLETRTDKRPVMADLRESGAIEQDADMIMFIYRDDYYNKENSPDKGLAEVIIGKQRSGPTGSCKLKFFGEYTRFDNLSHDSVGSFE
- the rplI gene encoding 50S ribosomal protein L9, which produces MQLILLQNVQNLGKLGDKVSVKPGFGRNYLIPYGKAAPATPANLAEFEARRAEYEAKAKASLEGAEGRKAALDGVEVTISANASTEGKLYGSISPRDIAEALTKLGHKVEKSEVVLGEGPLRRTGEHEVVVHLHADIEATVKVIVVGEVA